Proteins co-encoded in one Hyla sarda isolate aHylSar1 chromosome 4, aHylSar1.hap1, whole genome shotgun sequence genomic window:
- the LOC130366706 gene encoding olfactory receptor 11L1-like, with product MNKKNLTTVSEIFLLGFKNIHNIKIVLFILLLGVYCVTICGNLLIMALVSYSRTLHSPMYFFLTQLSLSDILLTTDIVPNTLSGIITDGSVVSFSGCITQFYIFGCSETIECYILVLMAYDRYVAICNPLRYTTIMNFALTVKMILVAWILGALFALVTTLSIIGLEFCGPNVIDHYFCDFTPILELSCSETSKVELEVFYMSVFVMILPFLMTVTSYGSIISTILSLSSKLQRSKAFSTCSSHLVVVCMFYGILITVYMIPTKGVSLNANKVASLLYTVVTPMLNPIIYSLRNKDITETINKLKKQLA from the coding sequence ATGAATAAAAAGAACCTCACCACAGTCAGTGAGATATTTCTTCTTGGCTTCAAAAACATCCACAATATCAAGATCGTCCTCTTCATCCTGCTCCTTGGGGTTTACTGTGTGACAATATGTGGGAATCTCTTGATCATGGCCCTGGTGTCCTACAGCCGGACCCTCCATTCCCCCATGTATTTCTTCCTTACACAGTTGTCCTTATCGGATATTTTGCTGACCACAGATATTGTCCCTAATACTCTTTCCGGTATAATCACTGATGGGTCCGTCGTGTCTTTTTCCGGTTGTATTACCCAGTTTTATATCTTTGGATGCTCCGAGACCATTGAGTGCTACATACTTGTCCTAATGGCTTATGATAGATACGTAGCCATCTGTAACCCTCTCCGCTACACCACAATTATGAATTTTGCCTTGACTGTAAAAATGATTCTTGTTGCTTGGATTTTGGGGGCTTTATTTGCCCTTGTGACCACTTTATCCATTATTGGACTGGAATTCTGTGGACCAAATGTCATTGACCATTACTTTTGTGATTTTACCCCAATACTAGAGCTTTCTTGCTCGGAAACATCAAAGGTTGAGTTGGAGGTGTTCTATATGAGTGTGTTTGTCATGATTTTACCCTTTTTGATGACTGTAACATCTTATGGCTCCATCATCTCCACCATCCTCAGCCTCTCATCCAAGCTCCAGAGGAGCAAAGCCTTCTCTACTTGTAGTTCGCACCTAGTAGTCGTCTGTATGTTCTATGGGATATTGATCACTGTTTATATGATTCCAACAAAAGGGGTTTCTCTAAATGCTAACAAGGTTGCCTCATTATTGTACACTGTGGTAACCCCCATGCTGAATCCCATCATATACAGTCTAAGAAATAAGGACATCACAGAGACCATCAACAAACTGAAAAAGCAACTAGCATGA